Proteins encoded by one window of Mus musculus strain C57BL/6J chromosome 10, GRCm38.p6 C57BL/6J:
- the Nts gene encoding neurotensin/neuromedin N isoform X1, which translates to MHTSKISKASPPSWKMTLLNVCSLINNVNSPAEEAGDMHDDDLVGKRKLPLVLDGFSLEAMLTIFQLQKICRSRAFQHWEIIQEDILDNVNDKNEKEEVIKRKIPYILKRQLYENKPRRPYILKRGSYYY; encoded by the exons atgcatacatccaAG atcAGCAAAGCAAGTCCTCCGTCTTGGAAAATGACCTTGCTAAATGTTTGCAGCCTCATAAATAACGTGAACAGCCCGGCCGAGGAAGCAGGAGACATGCATGATGACGACCTTGTTGGCAAAAGGAAACTTCCCCTTgttctggatggttttagcttggaAGCAATGCTGACCATCTTCCAGCTCCAGAAAATCTGCCGCAGCAGGGCCTTTCAACACTGGGAG ATAATCCAGGAAGATATCCTTGATAACGTCAATGATAAAAACGAGAAGGAAGAAGTGATAAAGAGAAAAATCCCTTATATTCTGAAAAGGCAGCTGTATGAAAATAAACCCAGAAGGCCCTACATTCTCAAGAGGGGTTCCTACTACTACTGA